One part of the Anguilla anguilla isolate fAngAng1 chromosome 11, fAngAng1.pri, whole genome shotgun sequence genome encodes these proteins:
- the ccdc30 gene encoding coiled-coil domain-containing protein 30 isoform X2: MHHQEEELELELEEMGQRLREDGLPPAASPDERQRHLWRLLRRCEGSLASATQDLQTLRTQQAAEMKEVENYVEHIRNLLEDRESLTAEYERENEQLRAELQQMKLQQDAQLKEVVEMLDQEGLADISQSSPSEQVAYLLVERATLLERLEAAERKVDTQSLTGSLREEELDHIRRTMEEELRQQRETMQRTKESMNKDQQSTAQSPWKKLFRVCKAEQGAKTASSVHSEELSGERLERQRMERDLDEASRRLTMAHEEIRRLTDELDSARKTQSVCEPELERAGQEVEQLRQEVDRLKECDATELQRARELNARLDQEIRALRDRVRTLDAERKTLLLAVENMKTDSNKEQGSSHLEQVAGKDGLPLTTSAAGDQDRIHKRCRLESQDKECRLRELQRRLQRQQEEQEELVERNEELESLLGEAQNASKAERERHDCEVEGLQRKIKHLEAEVTKLSSQEPVWKGGDLSKDSEVYLQQLRTSSQERVALLEGRLTEEKEWRKQLEVDLTAAQTALKKEKEELHREQKERKKLRAELQTLQLDSQQGKASSTSLTQLKGEKDILQEKVSQLERAQNRLQSELDLRTSAYRRAQEELRESRSQVSELSAQVGRLRSEASGLERERSTLRAELQEEQGRAAELQRRVGEEAQEKRRLQGEREQLNRELQRAREQQQASTPEGRGPPRDPDPQLSPPLQHSPRDGGLSQLASLKMEMTQLHSTLEEERQLASQHQLALQAQISEAQARIKSQDALQQQKGEECKQLRQDLQRTQSLFSSAERELRYERERSLDLKRHNALLEQEKMKVCAELKQAQAKVSQLEQTGAGQRAELERLQQRGRELELELGRSSQSRHASSGLQEELSAERARLIAADKKVLELQLQLKNTLHQLRLEEARASETTKLERDTRELSDSLSVLRAQLQDEQLQRKLLEQREAELQQQVRSLRSKEAALNRANGELGHRLQELETRLEVRESERSRAAEEQQLSSQACKDMQGQLASSQQESERLQEELQQVIQQLDTQIRKYNEKQAHHRMKLRKAKQIFLKETAQRDGRIQKLENDLALATSLSEKERDWIKRVMEENEKLLLEQRDLLRRLNEAEEMGSSSQSTASTVQHRVKFLEEENRYLEEKTLQLSSQVGALERALRKVQSVCNMEDLKKVFPSECLLNDSLLQTSNSSMMSGVCDTLGLLDAIRRVKVGGSTEGTKTSSPLPPPQPSEIGYLNVTSPMASTCPHHDPEENLGLGIDEV, from the exons ATGCATCACCAAGag gaggagctggagctggagctggaggagatgggCCAGCGTCTGCGGGAGGACGGGCTCCCCCCCGCGGCCTCGCCGGACGAGCGCCAGCGCCACCTGTGGCGCCTGCTGCGCCGCTGCGAGGGCAGCCTGGCGTCGGCCACGCAGGACCTCCAGACGCTGCGCACGCAGCAGGCCGCCGAGATGAAAGAG GTGGAGAACTACGTGGAGCACATCCGCAACCTGCTGGAGGACCGCGAGTCGCTGACGGCGGAGTACGAGCGGGAGAACGAGCAGCTGCGGGCCGAGCTGCAGCAGATGAAGCTCCAGCAAG ACGCCCAGCTGAAGGAAGTGGTGGAGATGTTGGACCAGGAGGGCCTGGCGGACATCAGCCAGAGCAGCCCCAGTGAGCAGGTGGCCTACCTGCTGGTGGAGAGGGCCACGCTGCTGGAGAGACTGGAGGCCGCAGAGAGGAAGGTGGACACCCAGAGCCTGACAGGCAGCCTGAGAGAG GAGGAGCTGGATCACATCCGCCGTACGAtggaggaggagctgcggcAGCAGAGGGAGACCATGCAGCGCACCAAGGAGAGCATGAACAAG GACCAGCAGTCCACAGCCCAAAGCCCCTGGAAGAAGCTCTTCAGAGTGTGCAAGGCCGAGCAGGGCGCCAAAACCGCCTCTTCC GTCCACAGCGAGGAGCTGTCAGGGGAGCGTCTGGAGAGGCAGCGCATGGAGAGGGACCTGGACGAGGCGTCCCGGCGGCTCACCATGGCCCACGAGGAGATCCGCCGTCTGACCGACGAGCTGGACTCCGCCCGGAAGACGCAGAGTGTCTGTG AACCAGAGCTGGAGAGAGCTGGCCAGGAAGTGGAGCagctcagacaggaagtagaCAGGCTGAAGGAGTGTG ATGCCACTGAGCTGCAGCGGGCCAGGGAGCTCAACGCGAGGCTGGACCAGGAAATCCGGGCCCTGAGGGACAGAGTTCGAACCCTGGACGCTGAGAGGAAGACTCTGTTGCTAGCG GTAGAGAATATGAAGACTGATTCAAATAAGGAGCAGGGAAGTTCTCACCTGGAACAG GTTGCGGGTAAAGATGGCCTACCTCTGACCACCTCGGCAGCTGGGGACCAAGACCGGATTCATAAGAG GTGCCGGCTGGAGTCGCAGGACAAGGAGTGCCGTCTGCGGGAGCTGCAGAGGAGGCTGCAGaggcagcaggaggagcaggaggagctggtggagaGAAACGAGGAGCTGGAGTCCCTGCTGGGCGAGGCCCAGAACGCCAGCAAGGCGGAGCGCGAGCGCCACGACTGCGAGGTGGAGGGGCTGCAGAGGAAG ATAAAGCACCTGGAGGCAGAGGTGACCAAGCTGAGCTCCCAGGAGCCTGTGTGGAAGGGTGGAGACCTAAGTAAAGATTCCGAGGTCTACCTCCAGCAG CTTAGGACCAGCAGCCAGGAGAGGGTGGCGCTCCTGGAGGGCCGTCTGACCGAGGAGAAGGAGTGGAGGAAGCAGCTGGAGGTGGATCTGACCGCAGCCCAGACCGCTCtgaagaaggagaaagag GAGCTGCACCGGGAGCAGAAGGAACGGAAGAAACTGCGGGCGGAGCTTCAGACCTTACAGCTGGATTCCCAGCAGGGGAAGGCCTCGAGCACCAGCCTCACACAACTGAAGGGTGAAAAGGACATCTTGCAAGAAAAG GTGTCCCAGCTGGAACGGGCTCAGAACCGGCTCCAGAGCGAGCTGGACCTCCGGACCTCGGCGTACCGGCGGGCCcaggaggagctgagggagAGCCGGAGCCAGGTGTCGGAGCTCAGCGCCCAGGTGGGACGGCTCCGGTCAGAGGCGTCCGGTCTGGAGAGGGAGCGCAGCACGCTCAG GgcggagctgcaggaggagcagggccGCGCTGCGGAGCTGCAGAGGCGGGTGGGTGAGGAGGCGCAGGAGAAGCGGAGgctgcagggggagagggagcagctGAACCGGGAGCTGCAGCGGGCcagggagcagcagcaggcctcCACGCCGGAGGGACGCGGGCCTCCCCGTGACCCCGACCCCCAGCTCAGCCCCCCTCTCCAGCACAGCCCCCGGGACGGCGGGCTCAGCCAG CTGGCGTCTCTGAAGATGGAGATGACTCAGCTGCATTCCACCTTGGAGGAAGAGCGGCAGCTGGCCAGTCAGCACCAGCTGGCCCTGCAGGCCCAGATCAGTGAGGCGCAGGCCCGAATAAAG TCCCAGgatgcactgcagcagcagaaggGGGAGGAGTGCAAGCAGCTCCGGCAGGACCTGCAGCGGACGCAGAGCCTGTTCAGCTCAGCCGAGCGCGAGCTGCGCTacgagagggagaggagcctGGATCTGAAGAGACACAACGCCCTCCTGGAGCAGGAGAAGATGAAG GTGTGCGCCGAGTTGAAGCAGGCCCAGGCCAAGGTCAGCCAGCTGGAGCagacgggggcggggcagagggcggagctggagcggctgcagcagagggggcgggagctggagctggagctggggcGGAGCAGCCAGAGCCGCCACGCCTCCAGCggcctgcaggaggagctgagcgCCGAGCGGGCCCGCCTCATCGCCGCCGACAAGAAG gtgctggagctgcagctgcagctgaagaaCACTCTCCACCAGCTGCGCCTGGAGGAGGCGCGGGCCAGCGAGACCACCAAGCTGGAGAGGGACACGAGGGAGCTGTCTGACAGCCTGTCCGTCCTGAGAGCCCAGCTGCAGGACGAGCAGCTCCAGAG GAAGCtgctggagcagagagaggcggagctgcagcagcaggtgcGCTCGCTGCGCTCCAAAGAGGCGGCGCTGAACCGCGCCAACGGCGAGCTCGGCCACcgcctgcaggagctggagacgCGGCTGGAGGTGCGGGAGAGCGAGCGGAGCAGAGCCGCGGAGGAG cagcagctcagctcGCAGGCCTGCAAGGACATGCAGGGGCAGCTGGCATCCAGTCAGCAGGAGTCCGAGaggctgcaggaggagctgcagcaggtcattcaacagctggacaCACAAAtcag GAAGTACAACGAGAAGCAGGCGCACCACAGGATGAAGCTGCGCAAGGCCAAACAGATCTTCCTGAAGGAGACTGCGCAAAGGGACGGAAGAATCCAGAAGCTGGAGAACGACCTGGCCCTCGCGACCAGCCTGTCCGAGAAG GAGCGGGACTGGATTAAGAGGGTGATGGAGGAGAACGAGAAGCTGCTCCTTGAACAGCGTGACCTGCTGAGGAGGCTGAACGAGGCCGAGGAGATGGGGAGCAGCAGCCAGAGCACAGCATCCACCGTCCAGCACAG GGTGAAGTttctggaggaggagaacaggtACCTGGAGGAGAAGACGCTGCAGCTGTCCAGTCAGGTGGGAGCTCTGGAGCGTGCTCTGAGGAAGGTCCAGTCCGTCTGCAACATGGAG GATCTGAAGAAAGTATTTCCTTCTGAGTGTCTTCTCAATGATAGCCTTCTACAAACTTCCAATTCAAG TATGATGTCAGGGGTGTGCGACACGCTGGGCCTTCTGGATGCCATCCGCAGGGTAAAAGTGGGAGGCTCCACAGAAGGCACGAAGACGTCCTCCCCTCTGCCACCGCCCCAGCCTTCCGAAATTGGCTACCTGAACGTTACCTCCCCCATGGCCTCCACCTGTCCTCACCACGACCCAGAAGAGAACCTCGGTTTGGGCATCGATGAGGTTTAA
- the ccdc30 gene encoding coiled-coil domain-containing protein 30 isoform X4 encodes MHHQEEELELELEEMGQRLREDGLPPAASPDERQRHLWRLLRRCEGSLASATQDLQTLRTQQAAEMKEVENYVEHIRNLLEDRESLTAEYERENEQLRAELQQMKLQQDAQLKEVVEMLDQEGLADISQSSPSEQVAYLLVERATLLERLEAAERKVDTQSLTGSLREEELDHIRRTMEEELRQQRETMQRTKESMNKVHSEELSGERLERQRMERDLDEASRRLTMAHEEIRRLTDELDSARKTQSVCEPELERAGQEVEQLRQEVDRLKECDATELQRARELNARLDQEIRALRDRVRTLDAERKTLLLAVENMKTDSNKEQGSSHLEQVAGKDGLPLTTSAAGDQDRIHKRCRLESQDKECRLRELQRRLQRQQEEQEELVERNEELESLLGEAQNASKAERERHDCEVEGLQRKIKHLEAEVTKLSSQEPVWKGGDLSKDSEVYLQQLRTSSQERVALLEGRLTEEKEWRKQLEVDLTAAQTALKKEKEELHREQKERKKLRAELQTLQLDSQQGKASSTSLTQLKGEKDILQEKVSQLERAQNRLQSELDLRTSAYRRAQEELRESRSQVSELSAQVGRLRSEASGLERERSTLRAELQEEQGRAAELQRRVGEEAQEKRRLQGEREQLNRELQRAREQQQASTPEGRGPPRDPDPQLSPPLQHSPRDGGLSQLASLKMEMTQLHSTLEEERQLASQHQLALQAQISEAQARIKSQDALQQQKGEECKQLRQDLQRTQSLFSSAERELRYERERSLDLKRHNALLEQEKMKVCAELKQAQAKVSQLEQTGAGQRAELERLQQRGRELELELGRSSQSRHASSGLQEELSAERARLIAADKKVLELQLQLKNTLHQLRLEEARASETTKLERDTRELSDSLSVLRAQLQDEQLQRKLLEQREAELQQQVRSLRSKEAALNRANGELGHRLQELETRLEVRESERSRAAEEQQLSSQACKDMQGQLASSQQESERLQEELQQVIQQLDTQIRKYNEKQAHHRMKLRKAKQIFLKETAQRDGRIQKLENDLALATSLSEKERDWIKRVMEENEKLLLEQRDLLRRLNEAEEMGSSSQSTASTVQHRVKFLEEENRYLEEKTLQLSSQVGALERALRKVQSVCNMEDLKKVFPSECLLNDSLLQTSNSSMMSGVCDTLGLLDAIRRVKVGGSTEGTKTSSPLPPPQPSEIGYLNVTSPMASTCPHHDPEENLGLGIDEV; translated from the exons ATGCATCACCAAGag gaggagctggagctggagctggaggagatgggCCAGCGTCTGCGGGAGGACGGGCTCCCCCCCGCGGCCTCGCCGGACGAGCGCCAGCGCCACCTGTGGCGCCTGCTGCGCCGCTGCGAGGGCAGCCTGGCGTCGGCCACGCAGGACCTCCAGACGCTGCGCACGCAGCAGGCCGCCGAGATGAAAGAG GTGGAGAACTACGTGGAGCACATCCGCAACCTGCTGGAGGACCGCGAGTCGCTGACGGCGGAGTACGAGCGGGAGAACGAGCAGCTGCGGGCCGAGCTGCAGCAGATGAAGCTCCAGCAAG ACGCCCAGCTGAAGGAAGTGGTGGAGATGTTGGACCAGGAGGGCCTGGCGGACATCAGCCAGAGCAGCCCCAGTGAGCAGGTGGCCTACCTGCTGGTGGAGAGGGCCACGCTGCTGGAGAGACTGGAGGCCGCAGAGAGGAAGGTGGACACCCAGAGCCTGACAGGCAGCCTGAGAGAG GAGGAGCTGGATCACATCCGCCGTACGAtggaggaggagctgcggcAGCAGAGGGAGACCATGCAGCGCACCAAGGAGAGCATGAACAAG GTCCACAGCGAGGAGCTGTCAGGGGAGCGTCTGGAGAGGCAGCGCATGGAGAGGGACCTGGACGAGGCGTCCCGGCGGCTCACCATGGCCCACGAGGAGATCCGCCGTCTGACCGACGAGCTGGACTCCGCCCGGAAGACGCAGAGTGTCTGTG AACCAGAGCTGGAGAGAGCTGGCCAGGAAGTGGAGCagctcagacaggaagtagaCAGGCTGAAGGAGTGTG ATGCCACTGAGCTGCAGCGGGCCAGGGAGCTCAACGCGAGGCTGGACCAGGAAATCCGGGCCCTGAGGGACAGAGTTCGAACCCTGGACGCTGAGAGGAAGACTCTGTTGCTAGCG GTAGAGAATATGAAGACTGATTCAAATAAGGAGCAGGGAAGTTCTCACCTGGAACAG GTTGCGGGTAAAGATGGCCTACCTCTGACCACCTCGGCAGCTGGGGACCAAGACCGGATTCATAAGAG GTGCCGGCTGGAGTCGCAGGACAAGGAGTGCCGTCTGCGGGAGCTGCAGAGGAGGCTGCAGaggcagcaggaggagcaggaggagctggtggagaGAAACGAGGAGCTGGAGTCCCTGCTGGGCGAGGCCCAGAACGCCAGCAAGGCGGAGCGCGAGCGCCACGACTGCGAGGTGGAGGGGCTGCAGAGGAAG ATAAAGCACCTGGAGGCAGAGGTGACCAAGCTGAGCTCCCAGGAGCCTGTGTGGAAGGGTGGAGACCTAAGTAAAGATTCCGAGGTCTACCTCCAGCAG CTTAGGACCAGCAGCCAGGAGAGGGTGGCGCTCCTGGAGGGCCGTCTGACCGAGGAGAAGGAGTGGAGGAAGCAGCTGGAGGTGGATCTGACCGCAGCCCAGACCGCTCtgaagaaggagaaagag GAGCTGCACCGGGAGCAGAAGGAACGGAAGAAACTGCGGGCGGAGCTTCAGACCTTACAGCTGGATTCCCAGCAGGGGAAGGCCTCGAGCACCAGCCTCACACAACTGAAGGGTGAAAAGGACATCTTGCAAGAAAAG GTGTCCCAGCTGGAACGGGCTCAGAACCGGCTCCAGAGCGAGCTGGACCTCCGGACCTCGGCGTACCGGCGGGCCcaggaggagctgagggagAGCCGGAGCCAGGTGTCGGAGCTCAGCGCCCAGGTGGGACGGCTCCGGTCAGAGGCGTCCGGTCTGGAGAGGGAGCGCAGCACGCTCAG GgcggagctgcaggaggagcagggccGCGCTGCGGAGCTGCAGAGGCGGGTGGGTGAGGAGGCGCAGGAGAAGCGGAGgctgcagggggagagggagcagctGAACCGGGAGCTGCAGCGGGCcagggagcagcagcaggcctcCACGCCGGAGGGACGCGGGCCTCCCCGTGACCCCGACCCCCAGCTCAGCCCCCCTCTCCAGCACAGCCCCCGGGACGGCGGGCTCAGCCAG CTGGCGTCTCTGAAGATGGAGATGACTCAGCTGCATTCCACCTTGGAGGAAGAGCGGCAGCTGGCCAGTCAGCACCAGCTGGCCCTGCAGGCCCAGATCAGTGAGGCGCAGGCCCGAATAAAG TCCCAGgatgcactgcagcagcagaaggGGGAGGAGTGCAAGCAGCTCCGGCAGGACCTGCAGCGGACGCAGAGCCTGTTCAGCTCAGCCGAGCGCGAGCTGCGCTacgagagggagaggagcctGGATCTGAAGAGACACAACGCCCTCCTGGAGCAGGAGAAGATGAAG GTGTGCGCCGAGTTGAAGCAGGCCCAGGCCAAGGTCAGCCAGCTGGAGCagacgggggcggggcagagggcggagctggagcggctgcagcagagggggcgggagctggagctggagctggggcGGAGCAGCCAGAGCCGCCACGCCTCCAGCggcctgcaggaggagctgagcgCCGAGCGGGCCCGCCTCATCGCCGCCGACAAGAAG gtgctggagctgcagctgcagctgaagaaCACTCTCCACCAGCTGCGCCTGGAGGAGGCGCGGGCCAGCGAGACCACCAAGCTGGAGAGGGACACGAGGGAGCTGTCTGACAGCCTGTCCGTCCTGAGAGCCCAGCTGCAGGACGAGCAGCTCCAGAG GAAGCtgctggagcagagagaggcggagctgcagcagcaggtgcGCTCGCTGCGCTCCAAAGAGGCGGCGCTGAACCGCGCCAACGGCGAGCTCGGCCACcgcctgcaggagctggagacgCGGCTGGAGGTGCGGGAGAGCGAGCGGAGCAGAGCCGCGGAGGAG cagcagctcagctcGCAGGCCTGCAAGGACATGCAGGGGCAGCTGGCATCCAGTCAGCAGGAGTCCGAGaggctgcaggaggagctgcagcaggtcattcaacagctggacaCACAAAtcag GAAGTACAACGAGAAGCAGGCGCACCACAGGATGAAGCTGCGCAAGGCCAAACAGATCTTCCTGAAGGAGACTGCGCAAAGGGACGGAAGAATCCAGAAGCTGGAGAACGACCTGGCCCTCGCGACCAGCCTGTCCGAGAAG GAGCGGGACTGGATTAAGAGGGTGATGGAGGAGAACGAGAAGCTGCTCCTTGAACAGCGTGACCTGCTGAGGAGGCTGAACGAGGCCGAGGAGATGGGGAGCAGCAGCCAGAGCACAGCATCCACCGTCCAGCACAG GGTGAAGTttctggaggaggagaacaggtACCTGGAGGAGAAGACGCTGCAGCTGTCCAGTCAGGTGGGAGCTCTGGAGCGTGCTCTGAGGAAGGTCCAGTCCGTCTGCAACATGGAG GATCTGAAGAAAGTATTTCCTTCTGAGTGTCTTCTCAATGATAGCCTTCTACAAACTTCCAATTCAAG TATGATGTCAGGGGTGTGCGACACGCTGGGCCTTCTGGATGCCATCCGCAGGGTAAAAGTGGGAGGCTCCACAGAAGGCACGAAGACGTCCTCCCCTCTGCCACCGCCCCAGCCTTCCGAAATTGGCTACCTGAACGTTACCTCCCCCATGGCCTCCACCTGTCCTCACCACGACCCAGAAGAGAACCTCGGTTTGGGCATCGATGAGGTTTAA